The Sporosarcina sp. Te-1 DNA window TCCTGTTCGGCGCACCATTCGATTCAACGACGTCATTCAGGCCGGGCACACGATTCGCCAGCAAAGCAATGCGCGGTGAATCATTCGGTATTGAAACATACAGCCCTTATCAGGATAAGGATCTTGAGGATATTTCCGTTTATGACGGCGGCGATCTTGAATTGATTTTTGGCAACACAGAGAAAGTGCTCGGCCAGATCGAAGAATATACGAGCCGGATTGTGACGGACGGTAAAATTCCTGTCATGATCGGCGGCGAACATTTAGTCACACTCGGAGCTGTCCGTGCCGTTGCTAAACAATATCCCGATTTGCATATCATCCAGTTCGATGCGCATGCCGATTTGCGTGAAGATTATTTAGGCGAACCTCTCTCCCACGCAACTGTCATTCACCGTGTATGGGATATACTTGGGGATGACCGAATTTTCCAATTCGGCATCCGCTCTGGCGACCGAAGTGAATTCGCTTGGGGCAAAGACCGGGTCTTCACGAACAAATTCAATTTGGACGGACTGGAAGAAGTTGTCGAACGGTTGAAAGGAAAACCGGTCTACTTGACGATTGACCTGGACGTGCTCGATCCTTCTGTCTTCCCTGGGACAGGCACGCCTGAAGCGGGCGGCATCAGCTTTATGGATCTATTGCATGGAATTTTGACAGCAAGCGGCCTGAATATCGTCGCCTGCGACGTCAATGAATTATCACCAATCTACGATCAGAGTGGTGTTTCGACTGCCGTTGCATGCAAAGTGCTGCGGGAGCTTCTATTAGCGATCAACACAAATCAATCTTAATTGAAGGGGTGTTTTTACATGGGTAAAGCGTTAATTATTGGTGCAGGTGGAGTAGCTAGCGTTGTGGCACATAAATGTTGTCAAGTTCCAGATGTATTCGAGGAAATTTGCATTGCGAGCCGAACAAAGTCGAAATGTGATGCATTAAAAGAGAAATTGGACGGCGGCCGGACAAAAATTCAAACGGCACAAGTCGATGCAGATAATGTCCCTGAATTGGTTGCTTTGATTAATGACTTTAAACCGGAAATCGTCATCAACGTTGTATTGCCATACCAAGATTTGACGATCATGGATGCATGTCTGGAAACAGGCGTCCACTATCTTGATACTGCAAACTATGAGCCGCTTGATACGGCAAAATTCGAATATAAATGGCAGTGGGCATACAAAGAAAAATTTGAACAAGCCGGATTGACAGCGATTCTAGGCTGCGGGTTTGATCCAGGCGTGACAGGCGTGTTCTCAGCTTACGCACAAAAACATTATTTCGATGAAATTCATACAATCGATATCGTGGACGCCAACGCAGGCGACCATGGCTATCCATTCGCTACGAACTTCAACCCGGAAATTAACATCCGTGAAATTACAGCGAACGGCAGATATTATGAAAATGGTGAATTCAAGGAAACACCGCCACTTTCCGAAAAGCGCGTGTACGATCTTCCGGAAATTGGACCAAAGGATGTCTATCTCCTTTATCATGAAGAACTTGAGTCACTCGCGAAAAATATCAAAGGCATTAAGAAAATCCGTTTCTGGATGACGTTCTCTGAAAAATATCTTACTCACTTGAAAGTGCTTGAAAATGTCGGCATGACTTCGATTGAGCCGATCAATTTCGAGGGCCAAGAAATTGTTCCCTTGCAGTTCTTGAAAGCGGTTCTTCCAGACCCGGCTTCACTTGGGCCACGCACAAAAGGAAAAACGAACATCGGGTGCATTTTCCAAGGAACAAAAGATGGGGAAGAAAAGACGTATTATGTCTACAATGTTTCCGATCACCAAGAATGCTACCGTGAAGTCGGTTCCCAGGCGATTTCCTATACAACAGGCGTGCCAGCAATGATCGGCGCTATGCTGTTAATGAAGAACGAATGGAAAAAACCTGGCGTTTATAACGTGGAGGAATTCAATCCAGATCCATTCATGGAAGCGTTGAACG harbors:
- a CDS encoding saccharopine dehydrogenase family protein; this encodes MGKALIIGAGGVASVVAHKCCQVPDVFEEICIASRTKSKCDALKEKLDGGRTKIQTAQVDADNVPELVALINDFKPEIVINVVLPYQDLTIMDACLETGVHYLDTANYEPLDTAKFEYKWQWAYKEKFEQAGLTAILGCGFDPGVTGVFSAYAQKHYFDEIHTIDIVDANAGDHGYPFATNFNPEINIREITANGRYYENGEFKETPPLSEKRVYDLPEIGPKDVYLLYHEELESLAKNIKGIKKIRFWMTFSEKYLTHLKVLENVGMTSIEPINFEGQEIVPLQFLKAVLPDPASLGPRTKGKTNIGCIFQGTKDGEEKTYYVYNVSDHQECYREVGSQAISYTTGVPAMIGAMLLMKNEWKKPGVYNVEEFNPDPFMEALNEYGLPWQEDFNPVLID
- the speB gene encoding agmatinase; its protein translation is MLNKNIETFIGCDSEYNEADLVLFGAPFDSTTSFRPGTRFASKAMRGESFGIETYSPYQDKDLEDISVYDGGDLELIFGNTEKVLGQIEEYTSRIVTDGKIPVMIGGEHLVTLGAVRAVAKQYPDLHIIQFDAHADLREDYLGEPLSHATVIHRVWDILGDDRIFQFGIRSGDRSEFAWGKDRVFTNKFNLDGLEEVVERLKGKPVYLTIDLDVLDPSVFPGTGTPEAGGISFMDLLHGILTASGLNIVACDVNELSPIYDQSGVSTAVACKVLRELLLAINTNQS